A single genomic interval of Juglans regia cultivar Chandler chromosome 1, Walnut 2.0, whole genome shotgun sequence harbors:
- the LOC109001804 gene encoding plant UBX domain-containing protein 3-like: MESEAQEPNPNSNNNNEGLVTAFCEITSSSREEALFFLESHNFDLDAAVSTFLDDPTNNDEDVVHANAETDAVVTHPTVPPRSPSPHSEPESPDYSPSLSRSRSASPKPSRAPYELRSKRGKRKQKKNNRSSRSRSTTRGNVRTLSDLNRSAPDEFDISDDSDEPQEYYTGGEKSGMLVQDPTKPKGNDVDTIFNRARQVAIEEPADHLRPSSSSKSFTGTARLLSGGTVSSALQPPEVVNHTITFWRNGFSVDNGPLRRFDDPANASFLESIKESECPEELEAPDSRTAVHVDLEKRDENYPEPAKRRIPFRGVGRTLGSTATTPATSEPTVADTSSNITPLPSMGLVVNESLPSTSIQLRLADGTRIVSRFNLHHTIRDIHDFIDASRPGGVGTYQLLTMGFPPKQLADLDQIIDQAGIANSVVIQKF, from the exons ATGGAAAGCGAAGCTCAAGAGCCCAATCCAAACAGCAATAACAACAACGAAGGGTTAGTCACAGCTTTCTGTGAGATCACCTCCTCGTCCAGAGAAGAAGCCCTTTTCTTCTTAGAGAGCCACAATTTCGACCTCGACGCCGCCGTTTCCACCTTCCTCGACGACCCCACCAACAACGACGAAGACGTCGTCCACGCTAACGCAGAAACCGACGCTGTCGTTACGCACCCGACCGTTCCCCCACGCTCCCCGTCGCCACATTCGGAGCCGGAGTCGCCCGACTACTCTCCCTCGCTTTCGCGGTCCCGATCGGCTTCCCCGAAGCCGTCTAGGGCTCCGTACGAACTCCGGTCGAAGCGGGGAAAgaggaagcagaagaagaacAACAGGTCGTCCCGGAGCCGTAGTACTACACGTGGCAACGTCCGTACGCTCTCCGATCTAAACCGGTCGGCACCGGATGAGTTTGATATTAGTGACGACTCCGATGAGCCTCAGGAGTACTACACCGGTGGCGAGAAGag TGGAATGCTGGTCCAAGATCCTACAAAGCCCAAGGGTAATGATGTGGATACAATTTTCAATAGAGCCAGACAGGTTGCTATTGAAGAACCTGCTGATCACCTTCGACCATCTTCAAGCTCAAAAAGTTTCACTGGAACGGCACGATTACTCTCAGGAGGTACAGTGTCATCTGCACTTCAGCCACCTGAAGTTGTCAATCACACTATCACTTTTTGGAGAAATGGGTTCTCTGTGGATAATGGTCCTTTGCGAAGGTTTGATGATCCTGCAAATGCATCCTTCTTGGAG AGCATCAAGGAGTCTGAGTGTCCAGAGGAGCTTGAAGCCCCAGATAGCAGAACTGCTGTACATGTTGATCTTGAGAAGCGGGATGAAAACTACCCT GAGCCGGCAAAGCGCCGCATACCTTTTCGGGGAGTAGGAAGAACTTTAGGTAGCACAGCTACCACCCCTGCAACCTCTGAACCCACTGTTGCTGACACTTCCTCTAACATTACTCCATTGCCATCAATGGGTTTAGTGGTCAATGAGTCATTGCCTTCAACTTCTATTCAGCTAAGATTGGCTGATGGTACCCGCATTGTTTCTCGATTCAACCTCCACCATACAATCAGAGACATCCACGATTTTATTGATGCATCAAGACCTGGTGGAGTTGGAACGTACCAACTGCTGACAATGGGGTTCCCTCCAAAACAACTTGCCGATCTGGACCAGATTATAGACCAGGCCGGCATTGCCAATTCAGTTGTCATCCAGAAGTTCTAG